The Lucilia cuprina isolate Lc7/37 chromosome 5, ASM2204524v1, whole genome shotgun sequence genome includes a window with the following:
- the LOC111689767 gene encoding ubiquitin-protein ligase E3B has protein sequence MFTNTESQKTSFLEQTKAAREERALEKRREWAAIKLQSSIKGFLARRRYQKQIIEDFDRLIASSSGMETGVVDDKKDLIHLHASSTVYPVVRRFLTNYKLDKHCDETRERFERLCRYLNKSMETEAPKLSYATLCLQKDKSLPWIAHIKTLLNFNLRLLEDIKPESHTDSISLALYLHTLVVFTSPKSWGIMRIKQFEKLQPVMQKICCNIQGDLIQNNFFKVMRSILIKGTSREELTLKPVSLIAVMTLCTRPLLDGDFSRNIMAQFLIEILSVPALVYHLSNTAPQCIEQMSSMWILKRALGISEDMEWFNDFGKNMPGTKSLALLGNIINLFNIENLNEAKLLAYPLLTNTVTLLFENIPSNSTSKGVFTQWHELLGWHTPSKDPAQNQCVALIKKQFHMLWGIRCLQISLGDFLKEVNVNFERIEFHPPSQASTSNLLRRALDRSSTRTSLSKNSKVNWRKLDAPEVIQVSRICAMYYAALNTLSQLKLEILTGICFVDKVFYDLWLFITSLGPNCALKEFLELFKCEDFQRKPQTSMLMLFCDSMTHYVTVLDEHEMYTEQKLFQLNDFVMLTYFLNNILYKIINEDIFGTTKNITQSPVFISLHTLMLCLYKRDCRRRFTPTNHWLIHEVKPSTFINDLEKGKRHAVILLQKMPHIIPHEDRVKLFRKFVQNEKAVLGLTESACASPRSALIVIHRERIVEDGYRQLAALKPHALKGVIRVRFINQQGLHEAGIDQDGVFKEFLEETIKKVFDPSLNLFKTTSDQRLYPSPISYVQDNHLQLFEFVGRMLGKAVYEGIVVDVPFASFFLSQLLGQTHQVLYSCMDELPSLDAELYKSLTFIKHYEQDVSDLNLTFSVDQDVMGKIVTHELHTGGRVRPVTDHNKLVYIHYMAYFHMNTQIREQTQAFNRGFRSIVNPEWLSLFSPPELQRLISGDTVPLDLKDLRKHTQYYGGFHDSHRVVGWLWDILAKDFTEEERKLFLKVSSSI, from the exons ATGTTTACCAATACGGAATCGCAGAAAACTTCATTTTTGGAACAGACAAAGGCAGCGCGTGAAGAAAGAGCTTTGGAAAAGCGCAGAGAATGGGCAGCCATAAAACTTCAATCCTCCATTAAAGGTTTCCTAGCACGTAGGCGTTATCAAAAGCAAATAAT CGAGGATTTTGATAGACTTATAGCCAGTAGCAGTGGTATGGAAACAGGTGTCGTGGATGATAAAAAGGATTTAATTCATTTACATGCGTCATCTACGGTTTATCCAGTTGTAAGGCGTTTCTTAACCAACTATAAATTAGACAAACATTGCGATGAAACACGCGAACGTTTTGAGCGTTTATGTcgctatttaaataaatctatggAAACGGAAGCTCCCAAGTTATCATATGCCACCTTGTGTTTGCAAAAGGATAAAag TCTTCCTTGGATAGCGCACATTAAAACTCTGCTTAACTTTAATCTAAGATTATTGGAAGACATTAAACCGGAAAGTCATACAGATAGTATATCTTTGGCATTATATCTTCATACATTAGTAGTTTTTACCTCACCGAAATCATGGGGCATTATGAgaataaaacaatttgaaaaattacaacCAGTAATGCAGAAAATTTGTTGCAACATACAGGGCGATctaatacaaaacaattttttcaaagtaaTGAGA TCCATACTTATAAAAGGTACTTCCCGTGAAGAATTGACTTTAAAGCCTGTATCACTTATAGCGGTGATGACTTTATGTACTAGACCTTTATTAGATGGTGATTTTTCACGCAATATAATGgcacaatttttaatagaaatactATCCGTACCAGCATTAGTTTATCATTTGAGTAACACTGCCCCTCAGTGTATAGAACAAATGTCTTCAATGTGGATATTGAAAAGAGCCTTAGGGATTTCCGAAGATATGGAATGGTTTAATGACTTTGGTAAAAATATGCCCGGCACCAAAAGTTTGGCATTATTGggcaatattattaatttatttaatatagaaaatctaAATGAAGCCAAACTGTTGGCCTATCCCTTATTGACG AACACAGTAActttgttatttgaaaatatacccAGTAATTCCACCTCCAAGGGAGTCTTTACCCAATGGCATGAGCTTTTAGGTTGGCATACACCCTCCAAAGATCCTGCACAAAATCAATGTGTTGCTttgattaaaaaacaatttcacaTGCTGTGGGGCATACGTTGTTTGCAAATATCCTTAGGTGATTTTCTCAAAGAAGTCAATGTGAATTTTGAACGCATAGAATTTCATCCACCTAGTCAAGCCTCCACTAGCAATTTATTGCGTCGTGCTTTAGATCGCAGTTCAACTCGCACCAGTCTTAGTAAAAATTCCAAAGTTAATTGGCGTAAATTAGATGCACCGGAAGTTATACAAGTGTCACGTATATGTGCCATGTATTATGCCGCATTAAATACTTTATCTCAAttgaaattggaaattttaacGGGCATTTGTTTTGTCGATAAGGTTTTCTATGATCTCTGGCTGTTTATTACGTCGTTGGGTCCCAATTGTGCTTTAAAAGAGTTTTTGGAATTGTTTAAATGTGAAGATTTTCAGCGTAAGCCTCAGACGTCTATGTTAATGTTGTTTTGTGATAGTATGACACATTATGTTAC aGTTCTTGACGAACACGAAATGTACACTGAACAGAAATTGTTTCAATTGAATGATTTTGTTATGTTgacgtattttttaaataatattttgtataaaatcatTAATGAGGATATATTTG GCACCACAAAAAATATCACCCAATCACCAGTTTTTATATCTCTGCATACCTTAATGTTGTGTCTATATAAAAGAGATTGTCGTCGACGTTTTACTCCTACCAACCATTGGCTAATACACGAAGTGAAACCTTCAACATTTATAAACGACTTGGAAAAGGGTAAACGTCATGCAGTTATATTGCTGCAAAAAATGCCTCATATAATACCGCATGAAGATCGTGTTAAATTGTTTaggaaatttgtacaaaatgaAAAAGCGGTATTGGGTTTGACAGAATCAGCCTGTGCCTCTCCCAGATCGGCATTGATTGTTATACATCGTGAAAGGATTGTCGAGGATGGCTATAGACAATTGGCGGCTCTTAAGCCACATGCTCTTAAG GGTGTTATACGCGTACGTTTTATTAAtcaacaaggtttacatgaggCCGGCATAGATCAAGATGGTGTTTTTAAAGAGTTTCTAGAGGAgacaattaaaaaagtttttgatccCTCTTTAAATCTTTTCAAAACAACCTCGGATCAACGTTTATATCCCTCTCCCATCTCTTATGTTCAAGATAATCACCTACAATTATTCGAGTTTGTTGGTCGGATGTTGGGTAAAGCTGTTTATGAGGGCATAGTGGTAGATGTACCATTTGCCTCTTTCTTCCTTTCCCAGCTATTGGGACAAACTCATCAGGTTTTATATTCCTGTATGGATGAACTGCCCTCTTTAGACGCTGAGCTATATAAAAGTTTGACCTTTATTAAACACTATGAACAAGATGTGtctgatttaaatttaacattttccgtCGACCAAGATGTTATGGGTAAAATTGTTACGCATGAATTACATACGGGTGGTAGAGTGCGTCCTGTAACCGATCACAATAAATTGGTGTATATACATTATATGGCTTATTTCCATATGAATACACAAATTCGGGAACAGACTCAAGCTTTTAATCGTGGTTTTCGTAGTATAGTTAATCCTGAATGGTTATCGCTGTTTTCGCCTCCCGAATTGCAACGCTTAATATCGGGCGATACGGTACCGTTGGATTTGAAGGATTTACGTAAACATACTCAGTATTATGGAGGATTTCATGATTCACATCGCGTTGTTGGTTGGCTGTGGGATATTTTGGCTAAAGATTTTACGGAAGAGGAGAGGAAACTGTTTTTGAAGGTTAGTAGTTCAATTTAG